One region of Hymenobacter sediminicola genomic DNA includes:
- the kdsB gene encoding 3-deoxy-manno-octulosonate cytidylyltransferase → MLAIGIIPARFASTRLPGKPLIDLGGQSMIQRVVAQARQSSLSRVIVATDDARILEHVRGFGGEAVLTNPDHPSGTDRVRDAYEQLGVAADCIINIQGDEPFIHPAQIDALVQLFAVPQPPPLATLVKPVVSSEELFSPHLPKVVLDAQGNALYFSRHPLPYQRQHPQAEWLQHHRYLRHIGLYAYRPDVLTAITQLPPSPLELAESLEQLRWLEAGYRIQTAETELETIGIDTPEDVERALQYLASRN, encoded by the coding sequence ATGCTCGCCATCGGAATTATTCCCGCTCGTTTTGCCTCCACCCGCCTGCCCGGCAAGCCCCTCATCGACCTCGGTGGCCAGTCCATGATTCAGCGCGTGGTGGCGCAGGCCCGCCAATCCAGCCTGAGCCGGGTGATAGTGGCCACCGATGATGCGCGCATTCTGGAGCACGTCCGGGGATTTGGCGGAGAAGCCGTGCTGACCAACCCTGACCACCCCAGTGGCACCGACCGGGTGCGCGACGCCTACGAGCAGCTGGGCGTGGCCGCCGACTGCATCATCAATATTCAGGGCGACGAGCCGTTCATTCATCCCGCCCAGATTGATGCACTGGTGCAACTGTTTGCCGTGCCGCAGCCGCCCCCGCTGGCTACGCTGGTGAAGCCGGTCGTCAGCAGCGAAGAGCTGTTTAGCCCGCACCTGCCCAAAGTAGTGCTCGATGCGCAGGGCAACGCGCTGTATTTTAGCCGCCACCCTCTACCCTACCAGCGTCAGCATCCGCAGGCCGAGTGGTTACAGCATCACCGCTACCTGCGCCACATCGGTCTCTACGCTTACCGCCCCGACGTGCTAACAGCCATTACCCAGCTCCCACCCTCGCCACTGGAGCTGGCCGAAAGCCTAGAGCAGCTGCGTTGGCTGGAAGCTGGCTACCGCATCCAGACCGCTGAAACCGAGCTGGAAACCATCGGCATCGACACGCCCGAAGACGTGGAGCGGGCGTTGCAGTACTTGGCAAGCAGGAACTGA
- a CDS encoding LysM peptidoglycan-binding domain-containing protein, which produces MFRFSLLSATLVLSGFSALAAPGLVAPPDSIGVEYRNGKMLIKHRVAPGETLYGLSRRYKVPVDQIVEANAGQNGALVTGQIVLVPRQRAVMNTPTAPKAATATVPAASAASRALPTDARGNRVYKVEAGQTLYAIARRFQTTPAELARLNGFATSYNVRVGETLIVAAGSGSTPARRETPTAPATREPAVATTPAPTRPTPAPTRAERPEESSKQPDKDTAVAAPSTPKEKEEDRTPTRASEIVHRVTESGLATSIPNSTTDKYLALHKTAAVGTIMQVRNIMNGQSVYVRVIGPLPDTGENSNILVRLSPRAVQRLATPDARFRVETSYVP; this is translated from the coding sequence ATGTTTCGATTTTCGTTGCTGTCCGCCACGCTTGTTCTTTCTGGTTTTTCGGCTCTGGCGGCCCCCGGCCTGGTAGCTCCTCCCGACTCTATCGGGGTGGAGTACCGCAATGGCAAGATGCTGATTAAGCACCGCGTGGCGCCCGGCGAAACCCTTTACGGCCTCTCGCGCCGCTACAAAGTTCCCGTAGATCAGATAGTGGAAGCCAACGCGGGCCAGAATGGCGCCCTCGTCACAGGCCAGATTGTGTTGGTGCCTCGCCAGCGGGCGGTTATGAACACGCCCACCGCGCCCAAGGCCGCTACTGCTACGGTTCCTGCGGCTTCCGCAGCGTCCCGCGCCTTGCCTACCGACGCCCGTGGTAACCGCGTGTATAAAGTAGAAGCCGGGCAAACGCTCTACGCCATTGCCCGCCGCTTCCAGACAACACCCGCCGAACTGGCCCGCCTTAATGGTTTCGCCACATCGTACAATGTGCGCGTTGGCGAAACCCTGATTGTGGCCGCTGGTAGCGGCAGCACCCCGGCGCGTCGCGAAACGCCTACTGCTCCGGCTACGCGCGAGCCCGCCGTGGCCACTACGCCTGCCCCGACCCGCCCAACACCCGCGCCAACCCGCGCCGAGCGGCCGGAAGAAAGCAGCAAACAGCCCGATAAGGACACGGCCGTAGCCGCCCCTAGTACCCCTAAAGAGAAAGAGGAAGACCGCACACCCACCCGCGCCAGTGAAATTGTGCACCGCGTGACGGAAAGTGGCCTGGCCACCAGCATTCCTAACAGCACCACCGACAAGTATCTGGCTCTGCACAAAACGGCCGCCGTGGGCACCATCATGCAGGTGCGCAACATCATGAATGGGCAGTCGGTGTACGTGCGCGTCATTGGCCCATTGCCCGATACCGGCGAAAACAGCAACATTCTGGTGCGCCTCTCGCCCCGCGCTGTGCAGCGCCTGGCCACCCCCGACGCCCGCTTCCGCGTGGAAACCAGCTACGTACCGTAA
- a CDS encoding TIGR02757 family protein encodes MNHAQVRTILEENYARYNQPAFILNDPIQIPHRFTQRQDVEISGLFAALLAWGRRPTIISKVTELLRRMDDAPYQFITQHSDDDLKGLLGFCHRTFCDTDLLYFVHWLRWYYGGHATLEDAFLIGSTQKERLENFHNLFFSLDDAPQRTRKHVATPARGSACKRVNMYLRWMVRQDSRGVDFGLWTRLPMSELVCPCDVHVERVARRLGLLDRKQMDWLAAEDLTAHLRTFDPQDPVKYDFALFGLGVEGEM; translated from the coding sequence ATGAATCACGCTCAGGTCCGCACTATCCTCGAAGAGAATTACGCCCGCTACAACCAGCCGGCCTTCATCCTCAACGACCCTATCCAGATTCCGCACCGCTTTACGCAGCGGCAGGACGTAGAAATCAGCGGGCTATTTGCGGCGTTGCTGGCCTGGGGGCGGCGGCCTACTATCATCAGCAAGGTGACCGAGCTGCTGCGCCGCATGGACGACGCGCCCTACCAGTTCATCACCCAGCATTCCGACGACGACCTGAAAGGCCTGCTGGGCTTCTGCCACCGCACCTTCTGCGACACCGACCTGCTCTACTTTGTACACTGGCTGCGTTGGTACTACGGCGGCCACGCCACGTTGGAAGACGCCTTTCTGATCGGTAGCACCCAAAAGGAGCGGCTCGAAAATTTCCACAACCTGTTCTTCAGCCTCGACGACGCACCCCAGCGCACGCGCAAGCACGTGGCTACTCCGGCCCGCGGCTCGGCTTGCAAGCGCGTGAACATGTATCTGCGCTGGATGGTCCGTCAGGACAGCCGCGGCGTGGATTTCGGCCTCTGGACGCGCCTGCCCATGAGTGAGCTGGTCTGCCCCTGCGACGTGCACGTGGAGCGGGTAGCGCGCCGCCTGGGCCTGCTGGACCGCAAGCAGATGGACTGGCTGGCCGCCGAAGACCTCACCGCCCACCTGCGCACCTTCGACCCGCAGGACCCCGTGAAGTACGATTTTGCCCTATTCGGGCTGGGCGTGGAAGGAGAGATGTAG
- a CDS encoding endonuclease MutS2 has protein sequence MILPQNFEQKIGFAQLREMLEGLCLSPLGRQFLAKMSFQTKHDQLQKLLLQTDEFRFLLHSGADFPSQHYHDVNPQMVRASLPGAYLDVAAFFAVKMSLRTIRQALTFFTQAPEDLYPTLRLLGIGVQVDRNLLAALDKVVDDEGQVRDDASPLLRQLRQELITRQGLLRKQIAGILRHAKNEGWVPDGAEPTIRGGRLVLPVIAEHKRRVKGLIHDESASGQTVFIEPEAVFELNNDIKDLENAYQRELIRILTALTDQLRPHIPDLRKAYQYLGLLDFIRAKALLALRLEATLPALHPRPQMLWKRVRHPLLYLAFQNHAKDDPREVVPLDIELTPEQRILLISGPNAGGKSVSMKTVGLVQYMLQCGLLIPAGEGSEAGMFDDIFLDIGDEQSLENDLSTYSSHLLSMKQFVTLAGKRSLILIDEFGTGTEPVLGGAIAESVLEQLNRARSFGVITTHYTNLKNYAERTPGIVNGAMRYDPEQLQPLYRLEIGKPGSSFAIEIARKIGLPKQLVERATQLVGKDKIRYDRLLEGLEKEKADLEARTAEAAKQERRLKKAAQEYQDLKKYLDDTTLEVLREAKQKAKLLLRDTNQQIEATIQEIRLGQADKEKTKEARGKLDTFVREKLQIEPPKPKATRELAEAGTLKVGDKVALIGQEGYGELMSVKGKTAEVSFGGMKTIVKIGQLEKLTRSEIREREKEAARKAPSQYAGFDTTGKMSSFSPTLDLRGERAEDALTKITAYVDDAVMLGVPEIKILHGRGNGVLRQVVRDYLHRTRQVASVADEHADRGGDGATVAVLK, from the coding sequence TTGATTCTTCCTCAGAATTTCGAGCAGAAAATAGGCTTCGCGCAGCTGCGCGAGATGCTGGAAGGCCTGTGCCTGAGCCCGCTCGGCCGCCAGTTTCTGGCCAAGATGAGCTTCCAGACCAAGCACGACCAGCTCCAGAAGCTCCTGCTCCAGACCGACGAGTTCCGCTTCCTGCTGCACAGCGGAGCCGACTTCCCCTCCCAGCACTACCACGACGTAAACCCGCAAATGGTGCGGGCCAGCCTGCCCGGCGCCTACCTCGACGTAGCGGCCTTCTTTGCCGTGAAAATGAGTCTGCGCACCATTCGGCAGGCCCTCACCTTCTTCACCCAGGCCCCCGAAGACCTGTACCCGACCCTGCGCCTGCTCGGCATCGGGGTGCAGGTAGACCGCAACCTGCTGGCCGCCCTCGACAAAGTGGTGGACGACGAAGGCCAGGTGCGCGACGACGCTTCGCCGCTGCTGCGCCAGCTTCGGCAGGAGCTGATTACGCGCCAAGGCCTGCTGCGCAAGCAGATTGCCGGCATCCTGCGCCACGCCAAAAACGAAGGCTGGGTGCCCGATGGGGCCGAGCCCACCATCCGGGGTGGCCGTTTGGTGCTGCCCGTTATTGCCGAGCACAAGCGCCGCGTGAAAGGTCTGATTCACGATGAGTCGGCTTCGGGGCAGACGGTGTTTATAGAGCCGGAAGCCGTTTTCGAGCTGAATAACGACATCAAGGACCTCGAAAACGCCTACCAGCGGGAGCTGATCCGCATTCTGACGGCCCTCACCGACCAGCTGCGCCCGCACATTCCGGACCTGCGCAAAGCCTACCAGTACCTCGGCCTGCTCGACTTTATCCGGGCCAAGGCGCTGCTGGCGCTGCGCCTGGAAGCCACGCTGCCCGCGCTGCACCCGCGCCCCCAGATGCTGTGGAAGCGGGTGCGCCACCCGCTGCTCTACCTCGCGTTTCAGAACCACGCCAAGGACGACCCGCGCGAAGTGGTGCCGCTCGATATTGAGCTCACGCCGGAGCAGCGCATCCTGCTGATTTCGGGGCCGAATGCCGGCGGTAAATCCGTGAGCATGAAAACGGTGGGGCTGGTGCAGTACATGCTGCAGTGCGGCCTGCTGATTCCGGCCGGTGAAGGGTCGGAGGCGGGCATGTTCGATGATATTTTCCTCGATATCGGCGACGAGCAGAGCCTGGAAAACGATTTGAGCACGTACTCGTCGCACTTGCTGAGCATGAAGCAGTTTGTGACGCTGGCCGGCAAGCGCAGCCTGATTCTCATCGACGAATTCGGGACGGGTACCGAGCCGGTGCTGGGCGGCGCCATTGCCGAGTCGGTGCTGGAGCAGCTGAACCGGGCGCGCAGCTTTGGGGTCATCACCACGCACTACACCAACCTCAAGAACTACGCTGAGCGCACGCCCGGCATCGTGAACGGGGCTATGCGCTACGACCCCGAGCAGCTGCAGCCGCTCTACCGCCTCGAAATCGGGAAGCCGGGCTCGTCGTTTGCCATCGAAATTGCCCGCAAAATCGGCTTGCCGAAGCAACTCGTGGAGCGCGCTACACAGCTGGTGGGCAAGGACAAAATCCGTTACGACCGGCTGCTCGAAGGACTCGAAAAGGAAAAGGCCGACCTAGAAGCCCGCACCGCCGAAGCCGCCAAGCAGGAGCGCCGCCTCAAGAAAGCCGCCCAGGAATACCAGGACCTGAAAAAGTACCTCGACGACACCACGCTGGAAGTACTGCGCGAAGCCAAGCAGAAAGCCAAGCTGCTCCTTCGCGACACCAACCAGCAGATTGAGGCCACTATCCAGGAAATCCGCCTCGGCCAAGCCGACAAGGAGAAGACCAAGGAGGCCCGCGGCAAGCTCGATACGTTTGTGCGCGAGAAGCTGCAGATTGAGCCGCCCAAGCCTAAAGCCACCCGCGAGCTGGCCGAAGCCGGTACGCTCAAAGTCGGCGACAAAGTGGCGCTGATTGGGCAGGAAGGCTATGGCGAGCTGATGAGCGTGAAGGGCAAAACCGCCGAGGTGAGCTTCGGCGGCATGAAAACCATCGTGAAAATCGGCCAGCTCGAAAAGCTGACACGCTCCGAAATTCGGGAGCGGGAGAAGGAAGCGGCCCGCAAGGCTCCGTCGCAGTACGCGGGCTTTGATACTACGGGCAAGATGTCCAGCTTCAGCCCCACGCTGGACTTGCGCGGCGAACGGGCCGAAGATGCCCTCACCAAAATCACGGCTTACGTAGACGATGCCGTGATGCTGGGCGTACCGGAAATCAAGATTCTGCATGGCCGCGGCAACGGCGTGCTGCGCCAGGTGGTGCGCGACTATCTGCACCGCACCCGCCAGGTGGCCAGCGTCGCCGACGAGCACGCCGACCGGGGCGGCGACGGCGCCACGGTGGCCGTGCTCAAGTAG
- the rlmF gene encoding 23S rRNA (adenine(1618)-N(6))-methyltransferase RlmF — MHPRNRHSARYDFAQLIAASPALAPFVAPNKYGDESIDFSDYAAVKALNQALLKQFYGVASWDIPAGYLCPPIPGRADYLHHAADLLATANGGEVPQGKAVHVLDVGVGANCVYPIIGTREYNWHFVGSDIDGMALKAAKHMVAANPVLAGRIELRQQYHATDIFDGIVKPREEFDLTVCNPPFHTSAEEAAAGSQRKGRNLGYAKTLEPVLNFGGRNTELWYEGGEEQFVRRMVEQSVPLASRVLWFTSLISKKETLRSIYYFLSKTAALDVKTIELVHGQKVSRLVAWTFQNAEQQQAWAARRWK, encoded by the coding sequence ATGCACCCCCGCAACCGCCACTCCGCCCGCTACGACTTCGCGCAGCTTATTGCCGCCAGTCCGGCCCTCGCGCCCTTCGTGGCCCCCAACAAATACGGCGACGAAAGCATTGATTTCTCTGATTACGCCGCCGTAAAGGCCCTGAACCAGGCCCTGCTCAAGCAGTTCTACGGCGTGGCCAGCTGGGACATTCCGGCCGGCTACCTGTGCCCGCCCATTCCCGGCCGCGCCGACTATCTGCACCACGCCGCTGATCTGCTGGCCACCGCCAACGGAGGCGAAGTGCCGCAGGGCAAGGCCGTGCACGTGCTGGACGTGGGCGTGGGCGCTAACTGCGTGTACCCCATCATCGGGACGCGCGAATACAACTGGCACTTCGTGGGCTCCGATATTGATGGCATGGCCCTGAAGGCGGCCAAGCACATGGTGGCCGCCAACCCCGTGCTGGCCGGCCGCATCGAGCTGCGCCAGCAATACCACGCCACCGACATTTTCGACGGCATCGTGAAGCCCCGCGAGGAGTTCGACCTGACGGTGTGCAACCCGCCCTTCCATACTTCGGCGGAAGAAGCGGCGGCCGGCAGCCAGCGCAAAGGCCGCAACCTGGGCTACGCCAAAACCCTGGAGCCCGTGCTCAACTTCGGGGGGCGCAACACGGAGCTGTGGTATGAGGGCGGCGAGGAGCAGTTTGTGCGCCGCATGGTGGAGCAGAGCGTGCCGCTGGCCTCGCGGGTGCTCTGGTTTACGTCGCTCATCTCCAAAAAGGAAACCCTGCGCAGCATCTACTACTTCCTCTCCAAAACCGCCGCCCTCGACGTGAAGACCATCGAGCTGGTACACGGCCAAAAGGTCAGCCGCCTCGTGGCCTGGACGTTTCAGAATGCCGAGCAGCAGCAAGCCTGGGCCGCCCGCCGCTGGAAGTAA
- a CDS encoding thioredoxin family protein, translating into MLEPHTSEAGLRQLLQQKIAAHKTPVLYFYADWCGPCRRYRASLEEPELQAALANATLIKINIDTDTLLAAKYEIQAVPTFIKVDSAANTIAQITSDEWDNDVPDEIAAVMSKLVGTTGYDVKTK; encoded by the coding sequence GTGCTGGAGCCTCACACCAGCGAAGCCGGCCTGCGGCAGCTGCTGCAGCAGAAGATAGCGGCCCACAAAACGCCGGTCCTATACTTTTATGCGGATTGGTGTGGCCCGTGTCGGCGCTATCGGGCGTCGTTGGAGGAACCGGAGCTACAAGCTGCTCTGGCAAATGCTACTCTCATTAAAATCAACATTGATACGGACACGCTGCTGGCTGCTAAATATGAGATTCAGGCAGTACCTACTTTCATTAAGGTAGATAGCGCAGCAAATACCATAGCCCAGATAACATCTGATGAATGGGACAATGATGTGCCCGACGAAATAGCAGCTGTAATGAGCAAACTGGTTGGCACCACAGGCTACGACGTAAAGACAAAATAA
- a CDS encoding phospholipase D-like domain-containing protein, with protein sequence MKNFTLLALLCSMAAFRPAQAQTAVTIAAARAQAPAFNTSGATVTVRGIVTNGPELGAIRYIQDGTAGIGVYSTTFTTGIVPGDSIIVTGTLKDFRGLLELDPVTSLTVLAGNRPLPTPVAFPAGGFTAAYAEQYEGQLVRLNGATSITTSTGAPVTSFSSTTFRINNNAATVLYVNAASTGPYGLVGKPSPTGTFDAVGIMSQFTTTAPGPTGPGYQLLPRLYEDFQQGNTPNVVNTPFPTNITTSGFTVNFTTQNAGNTKLEYATSATGPFTPVTSATSTTTHSLAISGLMPATVYYVKASSTNATGLSESRVIPMITASLSSGKMRTYFTNPVNNTYALPGNNALFLPSGAVADTLARYIGRATTTLDIAIYNWNSPTILAAVNAAQARGVRVRVIYEDDNANVSVPGLNAAIAKTGRTQTGSGTIQGIMHNKFVIIDAEDANPNVPWVWTGSTNWTQAQLSTDRNNVIVVQDQALARVYKMEFEEMWGGSGATTGAVKFGSRKTDNTPHYLNIGGKLVESWFSPTDNVNGRLIDAIRTADNDLHIATMLNTQTDIGRAIRDQVLLRNIAACSEMLNNDTSSTNAGSVFRLVRQAMGTRAMVKNTPGIMHHKYAIIDAGASQSDPQVFVGSHNWSLSANTENDENTLIVHDARITNQYYQEFAARIAEQNRGVAVCNLTLSNKTATVQQSSVQVYPNPTHGQFSLRLEASKARTATITLRDVTGRVVLQQTRALNGQDVAIDGSQLKAGLYLVQIVTPEATQVSRVVVE encoded by the coding sequence ATGAAGAACTTTACTCTTCTGGCTTTGCTCTGTAGCATGGCTGCTTTCCGGCCCGCTCAGGCCCAAACGGCGGTTACGATTGCCGCCGCCCGTGCGCAGGCTCCGGCCTTCAATACCTCCGGCGCCACCGTCACGGTGCGCGGTATCGTCACGAATGGCCCCGAGTTGGGCGCCATCCGCTACATTCAGGATGGCACGGCCGGCATTGGGGTCTACTCCACCACTTTCACTACCGGCATCGTCCCCGGCGACTCCATCATCGTGACCGGAACGCTCAAGGACTTCCGGGGCCTGCTGGAACTGGACCCCGTAACGTCGCTGACGGTACTGGCCGGCAACCGGCCGCTACCTACGCCCGTGGCTTTCCCGGCCGGGGGCTTCACGGCCGCCTACGCGGAGCAGTATGAAGGCCAGCTGGTACGCCTGAACGGCGCTACGTCCATCACCACCAGCACCGGTGCGCCTGTCACCTCGTTCAGCAGCACCACGTTCCGCATCAACAACAATGCAGCAACGGTGCTTTATGTGAATGCAGCTTCTACTGGCCCCTACGGCCTTGTGGGTAAGCCTTCCCCCACCGGCACTTTTGATGCCGTGGGCATCATGAGCCAGTTCACGACCACTGCCCCCGGCCCTACCGGCCCCGGCTACCAATTGCTGCCGCGCCTCTACGAAGATTTTCAGCAGGGCAACACGCCCAACGTAGTCAATACGCCCTTCCCGACTAACATCACCACATCGGGCTTCACGGTAAACTTCACGACGCAGAACGCTGGCAACACCAAGCTGGAGTACGCCACTTCGGCTACCGGTCCATTCACGCCTGTTACTAGCGCCACCAGCACCACCACGCACAGCCTGGCCATTTCGGGCCTGATGCCGGCTACGGTATACTACGTGAAAGCCAGCAGCACCAACGCTACGGGCCTCTCCGAGTCGCGGGTTATTCCCATGATTACGGCTTCGCTTTCATCTGGCAAGATGCGGACTTACTTCACCAACCCGGTGAATAACACCTACGCCCTGCCCGGCAACAACGCCCTGTTCCTGCCAAGCGGTGCGGTGGCTGACACGCTGGCCCGCTACATCGGCCGCGCTACTACCACCCTCGATATTGCCATCTATAACTGGAACAGCCCCACGATTCTGGCCGCGGTGAATGCCGCCCAGGCCCGCGGCGTGCGGGTGCGCGTGATTTACGAGGATGACAACGCTAACGTGAGCGTGCCGGGCCTGAACGCCGCTATTGCCAAAACGGGCCGTACGCAAACTGGCTCGGGCACGATTCAGGGCATCATGCACAACAAATTCGTCATCATTGATGCCGAAGACGCCAACCCCAACGTGCCGTGGGTATGGACCGGCTCGACCAACTGGACGCAGGCCCAACTCTCTACAGACCGCAACAACGTCATCGTAGTGCAGGACCAGGCCCTGGCCCGCGTCTACAAGATGGAGTTTGAGGAAATGTGGGGGGGCAGCGGCGCTACTACCGGTGCCGTGAAGTTCGGCTCGCGCAAAACCGACAACACGCCGCACTACCTTAACATTGGGGGCAAGCTGGTGGAGTCGTGGTTCTCGCCTACGGATAATGTGAACGGCCGCCTCATCGATGCCATCCGCACCGCCGACAACGACCTGCACATTGCCACCATGCTCAACACGCAGACCGACATCGGGCGCGCCATCCGTGACCAAGTGCTGCTGCGCAACATTGCGGCCTGCTCCGAAATGCTCAACAACGACACCAGCTCTACCAATGCCGGCAGCGTATTCCGCCTCGTGCGGCAGGCCATGGGCACCCGCGCCATGGTGAAAAATACGCCTGGTATCATGCACCACAAATACGCCATCATCGACGCCGGCGCGTCGCAGTCGGACCCGCAGGTATTTGTGGGCTCGCACAACTGGAGCCTCTCGGCCAACACCGAGAATGACGAAAACACGCTCATCGTGCACGATGCGCGCATCACGAACCAGTACTACCAAGAGTTTGCGGCCCGTATTGCTGAGCAGAACCGCGGCGTCGCCGTCTGCAACCTCACCCTGTCGAACAAAACCGCTACTGTGCAGCAGAGCAGCGTGCAGGTATATCCCAACCCCACGCACGGCCAGTTCTCGCTGCGTCTGGAAGCCAGCAAGGCCCGCACCGCCACCATCACGCTGCGCGACGTAACCGGCCGCGTGGTGCTACAGCAGACCCGCGCCCTCAACGGCCAAGACGTCGCCATCGACGGCTCGCAGCTGAAAGCCGGCCTCTACCTGGTACAGATTGTAACGCCGGAAGCCACGCAGGTTAGCCGCGTGGTAGTAGAGTAA
- the murB gene encoding UDP-N-acetylmuramate dehydrogenase, translated as MASAPVLEHDVSLRPYNTFGLDVKARLFARFSSVDELRALLALPEVQQSEKLVLGGGSNLLFTQDFGGVVLKNEIRGLEIISQDDASALVRAGAGESWHGLVQYSLDQELSGIENLSLIPGTVGAAPLQNIGAYGSELKDTFEQLEALETATGELRTFSAAECGFGYRESVFKGPLKNQFIVTGVLLRLHREARTNVRYGDIQTTLQDMGVAGEPTPRDVSEAVSSIRRSKLPDPAQIGNAGSFFKNPEISQARFDELKSQYPALPGYPVPGGVKVPAAWLIEQCGWKGLRRGPHGVHDRQALVLVNHGGAQGQDIRDLAYEIIASVREKFGVELHPEVNIM; from the coding sequence ATGGCTTCGGCTCCCGTTCTCGAACACGACGTTTCACTTCGCCCCTACAATACCTTCGGCCTCGATGTGAAGGCCCGCCTGTTTGCCCGTTTCAGTTCTGTGGATGAGTTGCGGGCGCTGCTGGCATTGCCAGAGGTGCAACAAAGCGAGAAACTCGTGCTGGGCGGCGGCTCCAACCTGCTCTTCACCCAGGATTTTGGCGGCGTAGTGCTCAAGAATGAAATCCGGGGCCTCGAAATCATCAGCCAGGACGATGCTTCGGCGCTGGTGCGGGCCGGCGCCGGCGAGAGCTGGCACGGACTGGTGCAATATTCCCTCGACCAGGAGCTGAGCGGTATCGAGAACCTTTCGCTGATTCCGGGTACGGTGGGCGCGGCCCCGCTGCAGAACATCGGGGCGTATGGTTCGGAATTGAAGGACACGTTTGAGCAGCTCGAAGCACTGGAAACGGCCACCGGCGAGCTACGCACCTTTTCGGCGGCGGAGTGCGGCTTCGGCTACCGCGAAAGTGTGTTCAAGGGCCCGCTCAAAAACCAGTTCATCGTGACCGGGGTGCTACTGCGCCTGCATCGCGAGGCGCGCACCAACGTGCGCTACGGCGACATCCAGACCACCCTGCAGGATATGGGCGTGGCCGGCGAGCCTACCCCGCGCGACGTGAGCGAGGCCGTGAGCAGCATTCGGCGCAGCAAGCTCCCCGACCCTGCCCAGATCGGCAATGCCGGCTCGTTCTTCAAGAACCCGGAAATCTCGCAGGCCCGCTTCGATGAGCTGAAAAGCCAGTACCCGGCCCTGCCCGGCTACCCGGTGCCCGGCGGCGTGAAGGTGCCGGCCGCCTGGCTGATTGAGCAGTGCGGCTGGAAAGGTCTGCGCCGCGGCCCCCACGGCGTGCACGACCGGCAGGCGCTGGTGCTTGTGAACCACGGCGGCGCCCAGGGCCAGGACATCCGGGATTTAGCCTACGAAATCATTGCCTCGGTGCGGGAGAAGTTTGGCGTTGAGTTGCACCCCGAGGTAAACATTATGTAA